TTCATCCGCGGCCTGACCGCCGGTTCCGTGAAAGGGTGATCCCATGCCGATCCTCGAAATCGACCATCTGCAGAAAGCCTATGGAGACACCCATATCCTGCATGACATCAACATCGCGATCGAGCCGGGCGACTTCCTGGTCCTGGTCGGGCCCTCGGGCTGCGGGAAATCGACGCTGCTGAACTGCATCGCAGGGCTGGAGCCGATCACCGGCGGCGCCATCCGCATCGCCGATCGCGACGTGACGGGCGTGTCCCCCAAGGACCGCGACATCGCCATGGTGTTCCAGTCCTATGCGCTCTACCCGACCATGTCGGTGGCCAAGAACATCACCTTCGGCATGAAGGTCCGCGGCGTCGACAAGCCCACCCAGGAGAAGAAGCTGGCCGAGGTCGCGCGGCAATTGCAGATCGAGCCGCTTTTGCATCGCAAGCCCGGCCAGCTGTCGGGCGGCCAGCGCCAGCGCGTCGCCATGGGCCGCGCCCTGGTCCGCGACCCGGCACTGTTCCTGTTCGACGAGCCGCTGTCCAACCTTGACGCGAAACTGCGCGTGTCGATGCGGACCGAGATCAAGAAGCTGCATCAGGACCTGAACGCCTCGATCGTCTATGTCACCCATGACCAGATCGAGGCGATGACCCTGGCCACCAAGATCGTGGTGATGAAGGGCGGCGTGATCCAGCAGATCGGCACCCCGGCCGAGATCTACAACAAGCCCGCCAACATGTTCGTGGCCGATTTCATGGGCAGCCCGGCGATGAACCTGATCCCGGCCCGCGTGCGCGCGGATAGCGGCCAGACCCGGATCGAGATCGCGCGTGACGGCGCCGCCCCCTTGGTCATCACCGACCCCGTGGCCCGCGACCTGCCTGCCGAGATCGTGCTGGGCGTGCGCCCCGAGGACATCCACGAGGCGACCGGCAACGCCCATCTGCCCGGCACCGCGCAGGGTGCGGGCGGCGAGGTGATGATCGACATCGTCGAGCCCGCGGGCGCGGACACCTTCGCGGTGACGCAGCTGGGCGGCAAGGCGGTCACCGCGCGTCTGCGTGCCGAAAGCGCGGTCCAGGCGCGCCAGCCCTTCCCGCTGGCATTCGACCTCTCGAAAGTGTCGTATTTCTCGCCTAAGGATGGGCAGCGACTGAACTGAGGGGAATGACGGGATGGCGATGCTTCTGGGCGATGTGGGCGGCACCAATGCGCGTCTGGCGATTGCGCGCAACGGGTCCATCGATGCCGGCACGGTCACGCGGTTCAAGGGTGACGACTTTGCCAGCTTCGACGACGTGGTGCGCCAGTTCATGGCCGAACAGCATCAGCCCAACATCTCGTCCATGTGCATCGCGGTGGCGGGGCCGGTCAGCGGCGGGCGCGCGCGGCTGACCAACCGCGACTGGTCCTTTGACGAGGACGCGCTGGCGCGGCTGACCGATGCCGACCAGGTGCGGCTGATCAACGACCTGTCGGCCCTGGGCTATTCCACGCCCGCGCTGTCGGGCGATCAGCTGACGACGCTGCGCGCGGCGCCCCAAGGCCGGGCCCGCAACGGCCAGGCACTGGTCGTGGGGCTGGGCACGGGCTTCAACGTCTGCGCGGTGCGGGTGCTGCCCGGCGGCGCCATCACCGTGCTGGAGGCCGAGGAGGGTCACACCCACCTGCCCGCCAACATCATGGCCCGCCTGCAGGACCGTGTCGGCGACAAGGCGGTCGGCTTCTTTTCCACCGAGGAGACCTTTGCCGGGCGCGGGCTATCGCGTCTGCACGCGGCCCTGACCGGCACCGACGCGGTCCGCAGCGAGGATATCGCCCGCGCCGCCGAATCCGGCGATGCGCAGGCGGTGGCGACCTATGATCTGTTCGCGGAACTGGTCGGGCTGCTCTGTCGGGAACTGTCGCTGCGCTTCATGCCGCTGGAGGGGCTGTTTCTGGCCGGCAGCGTGGGCCGCAGCATCGCCGACCGGATGGGCATCTTCGAGCCGGCCTTCCTGTGCGAGGATCACATGCGCCACATCCCGGAAAACACGCCGGTTTTCCTGATCCGCGACGACATGGCGGCGCTGCAGGGCTGTCTGGCGGCGCTCGGCTGATCTCTGCCCAAGCGGTCACCGTGCCGCGATGGTGAGCGAAATTCCCCGATGACGGGTGGATTCGCGGGCTCGATCCTGCTCCTATTGCCCGAACAAACAAGAACGGGCGGGGCAGGGTGCAGATGCGGCGATATCTTGGGGCGATGCTGGTGGCGTCGACGGCCTTGGGCGGGGCCATGGCCCATGCACAAAGCTCGTCGCCCTTTTCGGGCCTGTTCGGGCGGTCCCAGGACGAAGGGCCGGTCGCGCTGGATGTCCGTGTCGCGGGCGATCCCGACGGGCTGTCGCGCCAGCTGCGCCAGACCCTGCTGATCACCGGCGCCCTGGCCGAGGACCGCATCACCGGACAGGACATCCTGGCCGCCGCGCGGGGCGATTACGCCCGGGTGCTGGGGCTGCTTTATGACGAGGGCTATTACGACGCCTCGGTCAGCATCACCCTGGACGGGGTCGAGGCTGCCGAGGTCGCCCCCCTGGACGGTCCCGACCAGGTCGCCCGCGTGGTGGTCGCGGTCGATCCCGGCCCGGTCTTCCGGTTCTCGCGCGCCCAGATCGCGCCGGTCGCGCCGGGCAGCGACATTCCCGCGGGCTATGCCGCGGATCAGGTCGCGGGCACGGGCGTCATGCGCCGCGCGGCCATCGCGGGGGTGGATGGCTGGCGCGCCGTGGGCCATGCCAAGGCCGATATCGCCGACCAGCAGATCACGGCCGATCACGACGCCTCCCGCGTGGACAGCCGCATCGCGCTGAGCCCCGGCCCGTCGCTGACCTTCGGGCAGATGTCGGTCAGCGGCAACCAGCGCCTGAACGAACGCCGCCTGCGCAAGATCGCGGGCTTTCCCGAGGGCCGGCGCTTCGACCCCGAGGAGCTGGACCGCGTCCGCGCCCGCCTGCGCCGCAGCGGCGTCTTTTCCGCCATCACCCTGCAGGAGGCCGACGATATCGGCCCCGGCGACACGCTGGACGTGGACCTGACGGTGATCGAACAGGCCCCCCGCCGCGTCGGCTTCGGGTTCGAGATCTCCAGCACGGACGGGTTCCAGGGTTCGGCCTACTGGATGCACCGCAACCTGCTGGGCGGCGGCGAACGGCTGCGCATCGACGGCCGGATCAAGGATATCGGGTCCCAGACCAGTGGCCGCGACGACGAATTGACGATCCGCCTGGACCGGCCCGCGACGCTGACCCCCGACACCACCGCCTATGTGGAAACCGAACTGGCCCGCATGCGCGAGGAGGATTACAGCGAGGACCTGGCCACGATCGGGATCGGCGCGAACCATATCTTCAGCGACCGGCTGACCGCGAACGGGGCGGTGCAATACCGGTTCTCGCGCGTGTTCGATGCCAATGGCCAAACCGATTTCAAGGTCCTGGCCCTGCCGATGGACGTGATCTGGGACCAGCGCGACGAACCCAACAACGCGCGGCGCGGATACTGGCTGTCGGCGGACGTGACCCCCTTCACCGGCCTCTCCGAGACCAGCTCCGGGCTGCGCATGCTGGGCGAGGGGCGGGCCTATGCCTCCTTTGCCGATGACCGGGTGACGCTGGCGGGCCGGGCCCGCGCGGGCAGCGTGCTGGGCACCGCGATCGAGACGACGCCGCGCAACTATCTGTTCTATTCCGGCGGCGGCGGGACGGTGCGCGGCCATCCGTTCCAGTCGCTCGGCGTGACCGAGATCCAGGGCCCGGACGGCCCGATCAAGACCGGCGGCCTGTCGGTCGCCAGCGCCACGGCCGAGCTGCGCTTTCAGCTGCGCGAGCGCATCGGCCTGGTGGCCTTTGCCGATTACGGCCGCGTCTGGACTCAGGGCGGGTTCGACGGCACGGCCGATGATCACGCCGGCGCCGGCATCGGCATCCGCTATGACACGCCGATCGGGCCGCTGCGCTTCGACGTGGCCGGGCCGGTCAGCGGCGATACCGGCAGCGGCGTTCAACTTTACCTTGGATTGGGGCAGGCATTCTGATGCGCAGGTTCTGGATCATCCTCGTCGCCCTGGTCTTTCCGCTGTCGGTCCTGGCGCAGAGCGTCGCCGAGCTGAGCGCCACGGTCGATGACGACCGCGGCTTCCTGACCGGGCTTCTGGAACGCAACCTGTCCGATGCCGGGCGCGAGGTCGTGATCGAGGGGTTCGAGGGCGCCCTCTCCTCGCGCGCCACCTTCCGCGAGATCCGCATCTCGGATGATGACGGCACCTGGCTGACGCTGCGCGACGGGGCGATCCAGTGGAACCGCTCGGCCCTGCTGCGCCGCCGGATCGAGATCGCCGAACTCTCCGCGCGCGAGATCCTGCTGCCGCGCATGGCGCAATCCGACGCCCCCGCCGTCCAGGCCGAGGCGCCGGTCTTTGCCCTGCCCGAACTGCCCGTCGCGCTGATGATCGAACAGATCCGCGCCGACCGGGTGATGCTGGGCGAACCCGTGATCGGGGTCGAGGCCGCGCTGCGCATCGATGGCGGCCTCAGCCTGGAGGGGGGCGAGGGCCAGGCCCAGCTGACCATCGACCGGCTGGACGGGCCGCGCGGCCAGTTCGTGCTGGACACGGCCTTTTCCAACGTCTCGCAGGTCCTGCGGCTGAACCTGGGGCTGGACGAGGCCGCGGACGGCATCCTGGCCAATCTGGTCGGCATCCATGACCGCCCCGCCCTGACCGCCCAGATCAGCGGCGAGGGCGAGCTGCGCGATTTCGTCACCGATATCAGCCTGGCCACCGACGGCCAACCGCGCATCACCGGCCAGGTCAGCGCCATGGGCACGACCGATGCCGACGCCACCCCCGGCACCGGGTTCCGGTTCGAGCTGGGCGGCGACGTGGCCAGCCTGCTGCGGCCCCAGGACCGCGCCTTCTTCGGCACCAACACCCAGCTGCTGGCCGAGGGGTTCCGGGCCGAGACCGGGCGGCTCAGCATCCCGCGGCTGGACATCCGGACCGATGCCCTGCGCATCGCGGGGTCGCTGTCCACCAATGACCAATCCGCGCCGGAACTGGCCGAGCTGATGGTCACCTTGGGCCGCGACGCGGGCGCGACCGTGATCCCCGTGCCCCTGCCCTTTGCGGGCGAGGCCACGACCGTGGAATCGGGGCGCCTGGCGCTGAACTATGACGCGTCCGAGGGCGAGGGCTGGACGCTGGACGGCTTTGTCGGCGCGCTGACCTTGGACGGGGTCGCGCTTGGCGCGGTGGATCTGTCGGGGGCGGGCCAGGTCGTGCAGGACGACGGCAGCCTGTCCGAGGTGACCGGCCAGCTGGATTTCGCGACCCGCCAGATGACCTTCCGCGACCCCGGCCTGGCCGAGGCCGTGGGCAGCACGGTCGAGGGACGCGCCGCCTTCACCTTCACCCCCGGCAATGCCTTGGCGATCGAGGATTTCGCCATCACCGGGTCGGATTACGGCTTCGACGGCTATTTCCTGGTCTCGGGCCTGGGCAGCGGCATCACGCTGTCGGTGGATGCCGATGCCCGCTATACCGACCTGTCGCGCCTGTCGACCTTGGCCGGGCGGTCGCTGACCGGGGCCGCGGATGTGGCGCTGCAGGGCTACTACATCGTACTGGGCCGCAGCTTCGACCTGGATGCCCGGGTCGAGGGGCGCGACCTGACCCTGGACCAGCCGCAGGTCGACGGCCTGCTGGGCGGGCGGTCCACCATCGTGCTGGAGGCGCGGCGCGACGAATTCGGGCTGGAGATCGAGGAATTCACGCTCGACGCGGCCCGCATCTCGGCCGAGGCGCAGGGCCTGATCGCCACCGAGCTGAGCGACGTGACCGCGCGGCTGTCCATGCCGTCCTTGGCGGATGCGGGCGCCGATCTGGGCGGCGCGCTGGAGGCCGAGGCCCGTCTGACCGGGCCCCGCGACCAGCGCAGCCTGGTCCTGAACGGCCAGGCCCTGGACCTGCGCGTGGGAATCGAGGCCTTGGACAACCTGCTGGCGGGCCGGACCGACCTGGTCGTGAACGCCGCCGAGGAGGCCCAAGGTTTTCGCATCCAGGACCTGGCGATCAGCAATCCGCAGGTCTCGGCCCAGGTTCAGGGCGATCTGGTGCCCGGCGCGCTGGATGCGGTGGCGACGATCCGGCTGGCCGATCTGGCGGCGGTGCGGCCCGACTGGTCCGGCGGCTTCGACGCCCGCGCCACCCTGCGCGAGGAGGAGGGCGCCCGCATCATCGACCTGTCCGGCACGGGCCAAAACCTGTCCCTGGGGCCCGCGGCGGGCGCGCTGACCGGCACGACCCGGCTGGACCTGCGCGCCACGGAACGCGACGGCGTGGTGACGGTGGAACGCGGCCGGCTGGACAATGACCAGATGCAGGCGACGGTGGCGGGGGTCTATGGCCCCGGCGTGACCGACCTGACGGGGGATGTGCAGATTGCCTCGCTGGCGCCCTTCGGGGCGGGCTGGCGCGGCAGCCTGGACGCCCAAGGCAGCCTGCGCGAGGCCGGCGACGGCGCGCGCGACCTGCAGGTGACGGGCACCGGGCGCGACCTGGCCTTCGGTCAGGCCCAGGTCGACGGCGCCTTGGCGGGCGAGACGCGCCTGACGGTGACCGGCACGGAACGCGACGGCGTCTTCACGATCAGCCAGGCCCAGGTCGAGAACCCGCGCCTGACCGCGCGGGCGCAGGGCCGGGTGGGGGCCGGGGCGACCGATCTGACCGCCACGGTGAATGCGGGCGATCTGCGTTTCCTGGGCAACGGGATCTCGGGCGCGGTGCAGGCGGATGCGCGGATCACCGATGACGGCGCGCTGCGCCGGATCGAGACGACGGGCACGGCCAGCGGCCTGTCCATCGGCCAGCCCCAGGTCGATCCGGTCCTGGCGGGCCAGACCAGCTTCGATCTGGCGGCCTCGCTCGGGCCGGACGGGCCGTCGGTCCAGCGCCTGCTGGTCAACAACCCGCAGCTGCGGGTGACGGCGGACGGATCGCCCGCGGCGGGGGTGAATGTCGATGCGCGGCTGGCCAATCTGGGCATCCTGGTGCCGGAATTCCCCGGGCCGGTGACGGTGGCGGGCACGATCCGCGACCAAGGGCCCACGGTGCTGGTCGATCTGCGCGCCACAGCGCCCGGCAATACCGACCTGCGCATCCAAGGCAGCGCGGCGCGCGACGGATCGACCGCCGATCTTGGGATCGTGGGCGGGGCGGATTCCGCGCTGGCCAATACCTCGCTGCGGACCCGCAGCGTGTCGGGGCCGCTGGCGATCAACCTGCGCCTGCAGGGCCCGCCGGGGATCCAGTCGCTGACCGGCCAGGTCCGCCTGCAGAACGGCCAGCTGGCCGATCCCGGCCTGGGCCTGCGGCTGGAGGGGATCGACGTCACCGCGGCGTTCCAGGGTGGGCGCATCCAGGTCGATGGTGGGGCGGATGTCTCGGCCGGGGGGCGGATCCGCCTGTCCGGGCCGGTGACACTGGCCGATGGCGCGATCGATATCGGCATCGTGCTGGACCAGGTCGTGGTGCGTGACCCGACGCTCTATCAGACGGTGCTGGACGGCCAGCTGCGGCTCAGCGGTTCCGGGGCCACGGGCCAGCTGCTGTCGGGCCGGATCGACGTGGGCGAGACCGAGTTCCGCATCCCCTCGACGGGTCTGGGCGGATCGCGCCCGATCCCCGACATCACCCATGTCGGCAGCCAGCGCCCGCCCGTCCGCGCCACCCGCGCCCGCGCCGGGCTGGAGGGCTATCCCAGCCAGGCCGCGCGCGATGCGGGCCTGGCCGGGCCGCCCGCCACGCCGCCGGCCAATCCGCCGCGGCTGGATCTTGTCATCAACGCACCGAACCGCGTCTTCATCCGCGGGCGGGGTGTCGATGCCGAACTGGGCGGCGGGCTGCGGGTCCAGGGGACGGTGCGCGACGCCATCCCCGTGGGCAACCTGCAGCTGATCCGCGGCCGGGTCGATCTGCTGGGCAACCGCTTCACCCTGACCGAGGGCCTGGTCGAGCTGCAGGGCAGCCTGGTCCCGGTGATCCGCCTTGTGGCCGAGACGGTGCGCGACGGCATCACCACCCGCATCGTCATCGACGGCGAGGTGCGCGAGCCCGAGATCACCTTCGAATCCTCGCCCGAACTGCCGCAGGAGGAGGTGCTGTCCCAGCTGCTCTTCGGGCGGGGCCTGGACAGCATCAGCCCGCTGCAGGCGGCGCAGCTGGCCAATGCCATCGCGGTGCTGGCCGGGCGCGGCGGGGACGGGATCATTGGCAACCTGCGCGAATCGGCGGGGCTGGACGATCTGGACCTGACCACCGACGATGACGGCAATATCGAGCTGCGGGCCGGGCGCTACCTGTCGGAAAACGTCTATACCGACGTGTCGGTGGGCGAGGGCGGGCGGTCCAGCATCAACCTGAACCTGGACATCACCCAATCGCTGCGCGCGCGGGGATCGGTGGGCAGCGACGGGGGCAGCTCGATCGGGTTGTTCTTCGAACGCGATTACTGAAGGACGGGCGCGGGGATCACTCCGCGCCCATCGCATTGGGCAGGCTGTGGATCAGCGCGGGCGCCTGATCCAGCGCGGCCAAGGCCTGGGCCGAGGCAATGGCTGGGGCCGATCCCGCGCGGAAGCGCAGCATCCGTCGACCGCCCGACAGGGTGGTGACCGTCCAGCCCAGCAACTCCCCCTGGGGTCCGGCCATCGCGCCGCTGGCCGCGGGCGCATCCGTCGCCGTCAGCGCGTCGCGCAGGGCCTGGAAGCCCGGTCCCGCGGGGGATGCGGCCTGCCATCCGGCCACGGCATCGGCCAGGTTTGCCGGGGGCGCGCCCCACAGGCTGCGATAGGCCTGGTTCGACAGGACCAGCTGGCCGGTGTTGGAAAACACCGCCAGCGCGTCGTCCAGCCCGTCCAGCACATGCGCCCCCAGCAGCAGTTCGGCCCGGAACTTGCGCGTCAGCGACATCTCGGAGGTGATGTTCTCGAAGAGGAACGCCACGGCCCCGTCGGGATGCGGGCGGCCGGTGACGCGATAGGTCTGGCCGCCGGGCAGGGACCATGTCTCGACATGGTGGCCGGTGGCGGCGGCGCTTTCCAGATTGGCCATATGCTGGCGCCAGCTGCGGTAATCCTTGGGTTCGGGCACCATGCGGCGTTCGCGCAGCTGGTCCAGGAAATCGAAGAGCGACGGCCGCGCGGTCAGGAACCCCGTGGGCAGCCGCGTCAGGTCGATCAGCGCCGGGTTGAAGAGCTGCAGGTTCCGCCCCTGGTCAAAGATCGCCAGCCCGATCGGCAGGTCGGCGAAGGTCTTGGTCAGGGTCTGCACGAAATCGCGCAGGCTGCGTTCGGCGCGCACCGCCGCATCGGCGGGCAGGGCGAACATCATCACCTGATCGCCCATCTGATGGGCGTGGCAGTCATACCAGGACACGATGCCCTGATCCTCGATCGCGGTGCGGCGGCCGCGGATATTGCCGTTCGTGCCTGGTCGCGGCGCATCCATCAGCCGCGGCAAGGGCCAGCCGATGGCGCCGTCGGCCCGTGCCTCGGCCCGGCGCAGATAGGCAGCATTGGCCCAGGTCACCCGGTCATCCGCATCCAGGCGCCAAACCAGCATCGGGGTCTGGTCCAAGGCGCCGCGCAGCAGCTGCAATTCCTCCTCCATCGCCTGCAGGGTCATGCTGTCGACCACGATGCCGGCATGATCGGCGCCCGGATCGGTCAGGGTCACGCGCCACAGCCGGTCGCCCAGATCCTCGGCCACCAGGCGCAGGGTGGCGCTGCCGGTGCCATGTTCGCCGATCAGTTCGACCCGGCCAAGGCGCGCCAGCATGGCCAGCCGGTCGGGCGCGTCGGGAAAGCGCGGCCCGATCCAGCGCATCAGCCGCGTCCAGTCGTCATCCGGCGCGCCGATCCGGTCCAGCAACGCGCGGGCGGGCGGCGTGGCATCGACCAGCCGCGAGGCCCGGAACAGAAAGACCATGGGCTGGATCTTGCCCTCCAGCCCCGCGGCGGCGCCGGTGCCGTGGGGGCCGGGGCGCCACGCATCCCACAGCCGGATCGCCGCGACCGCCAGAATGACCGAGGCCGTCCCGCACAGGACCGCCGTCACAACCAATGCCACACCCTGAATATCCACCGAGTCGTCCCCGTTCAGTTCACTCGCACGATACCCGCCGCAGGCTTAACAGGTGGTTAACGCATTCAGGCATCGATGGTGGGGTTATGCGCCAAGGCGGCGCGGTCATGGGCGCGAATGCGGTCCAGGGGCCAGCGCACCGACACCACCGCCCCCGGCCCGCCATTGGCGAAGGTCAGCCGCGCGCCCGACCGCTCCAGCAGGGTCTTGGCGATGAAGAGGCCGAGGCCCATTCCCTCGTAGCTGCCGCGCTGCGCATCGGCGCGCCGCGTTAGATAGGGGTCGCCGATCCGCGACAGCAGCGCCACCGGATAGCCCGGCCCGTCGTCGCGCACCGTCACCACCAGCGCGCCCGCGGTCACCTGCGCCTCGATCACCACGCGGCTGGCGGCGAAATCGACGGCGTTCTGGATCAGGTTGCGCAGCGCGTGGATGATGCCCGGATCGCGGCGGATGACGGGGCCGTCGCCCAGGATCTCGACCACGGGGCCGCGATCGGCATGGGGGCTGGCGGCATCCTCCAGCACGGCGCGCAGGGGGGCCGCACGCATGTGCAGATCGTCCTTGCCCGCGCGCCCCATGCTGCGCAGGATCGCGGCGCAGCGATCGGCGCTGTCGCGCAGGGCATC
Above is a genomic segment from Paracoccus aestuarii containing:
- a CDS encoding ABC transporter ATP-binding protein, which translates into the protein MPILEIDHLQKAYGDTHILHDINIAIEPGDFLVLVGPSGCGKSTLLNCIAGLEPITGGAIRIADRDVTGVSPKDRDIAMVFQSYALYPTMSVAKNITFGMKVRGVDKPTQEKKLAEVARQLQIEPLLHRKPGQLSGGQRQRVAMGRALVRDPALFLFDEPLSNLDAKLRVSMRTEIKKLHQDLNASIVYVTHDQIEAMTLATKIVVMKGGVIQQIGTPAEIYNKPANMFVADFMGSPAMNLIPARVRADSGQTRIEIARDGAAPLVITDPVARDLPAEIVLGVRPEDIHEATGNAHLPGTAQGAGGEVMIDIVEPAGADTFAVTQLGGKAVTARLRAESAVQARQPFPLAFDLSKVSYFSPKDGQRLN
- a CDS encoding autotransporter assembly complex protein TamA, translated to MRRYLGAMLVASTALGGAMAHAQSSSPFSGLFGRSQDEGPVALDVRVAGDPDGLSRQLRQTLLITGALAEDRITGQDILAAARGDYARVLGLLYDEGYYDASVSITLDGVEAAEVAPLDGPDQVARVVVAVDPGPVFRFSRAQIAPVAPGSDIPAGYAADQVAGTGVMRRAAIAGVDGWRAVGHAKADIADQQITADHDASRVDSRIALSPGPSLTFGQMSVSGNQRLNERRLRKIAGFPEGRRFDPEELDRVRARLRRSGVFSAITLQEADDIGPGDTLDVDLTVIEQAPRRVGFGFEISSTDGFQGSAYWMHRNLLGGGERLRIDGRIKDIGSQTSGRDDELTIRLDRPATLTPDTTAYVETELARMREEDYSEDLATIGIGANHIFSDRLTANGAVQYRFSRVFDANGQTDFKVLALPMDVIWDQRDEPNNARRGYWLSADVTPFTGLSETSSGLRMLGEGRAYASFADDRVTLAGRARAGSVLGTAIETTPRNYLFYSGGGGTVRGHPFQSLGVTEIQGPDGPIKTGGLSVASATAELRFQLRERIGLVAFADYGRVWTQGGFDGTADDHAGAGIGIRYDTPIGPLRFDVAGPVSGDTGSGVQLYLGLGQAF
- a CDS encoding translocation/assembly module TamB domain-containing protein, translating into MRRFWIILVALVFPLSVLAQSVAELSATVDDDRGFLTGLLERNLSDAGREVVIEGFEGALSSRATFREIRISDDDGTWLTLRDGAIQWNRSALLRRRIEIAELSAREILLPRMAQSDAPAVQAEAPVFALPELPVALMIEQIRADRVMLGEPVIGVEAALRIDGGLSLEGGEGQAQLTIDRLDGPRGQFVLDTAFSNVSQVLRLNLGLDEAADGILANLVGIHDRPALTAQISGEGELRDFVTDISLATDGQPRITGQVSAMGTTDADATPGTGFRFELGGDVASLLRPQDRAFFGTNTQLLAEGFRAETGRLSIPRLDIRTDALRIAGSLSTNDQSAPELAELMVTLGRDAGATVIPVPLPFAGEATTVESGRLALNYDASEGEGWTLDGFVGALTLDGVALGAVDLSGAGQVVQDDGSLSEVTGQLDFATRQMTFRDPGLAEAVGSTVEGRAAFTFTPGNALAIEDFAITGSDYGFDGYFLVSGLGSGITLSVDADARYTDLSRLSTLAGRSLTGAADVALQGYYIVLGRSFDLDARVEGRDLTLDQPQVDGLLGGRSTIVLEARRDEFGLEIEEFTLDAARISAEAQGLIATELSDVTARLSMPSLADAGADLGGALEAEARLTGPRDQRSLVLNGQALDLRVGIEALDNLLAGRTDLVVNAAEEAQGFRIQDLAISNPQVSAQVQGDLVPGALDAVATIRLADLAAVRPDWSGGFDARATLREEEGARIIDLSGTGQNLSLGPAAGALTGTTRLDLRATERDGVVTVERGRLDNDQMQATVAGVYGPGVTDLTGDVQIASLAPFGAGWRGSLDAQGSLREAGDGARDLQVTGTGRDLAFGQAQVDGALAGETRLTVTGTERDGVFTISQAQVENPRLTARAQGRVGAGATDLTATVNAGDLRFLGNGISGAVQADARITDDGALRRIETTGTASGLSIGQPQVDPVLAGQTSFDLAASLGPDGPSVQRLLVNNPQLRVTADGSPAAGVNVDARLANLGILVPEFPGPVTVAGTIRDQGPTVLVDLRATAPGNTDLRIQGSAARDGSTADLGIVGGADSALANTSLRTRSVSGPLAINLRLQGPPGIQSLTGQVRLQNGQLADPGLGLRLEGIDVTAAFQGGRIQVDGGADVSAGGRIRLSGPVTLADGAIDIGIVLDQVVVRDPTLYQTVLDGQLRLSGSGATGQLLSGRIDVGETEFRIPSTGLGGSRPIPDITHVGSQRPPVRATRARAGLEGYPSQAARDAGLAGPPATPPANPPRLDLVINAPNRVFIRGRGVDAELGGGLRVQGTVRDAIPVGNLQLIRGRVDLLGNRFTLTEGLVELQGSLVPVIRLVAETVRDGITTRIVIDGEVREPEITFESSPELPQEEVLSQLLFGRGLDSISPLQAAQLANAIAVLAGRGGDGIIGNLRESAGLDDLDLTTDDDGNIELRAGRYLSENVYTDVSVGEGGRSSINLNLDITQSLRARGSVGSDGGSSIGLFFERDY
- a CDS encoding glucokinase — protein: MAMLLGDVGGTNARLAIARNGSIDAGTVTRFKGDDFASFDDVVRQFMAEQHQPNISSMCIAVAGPVSGGRARLTNRDWSFDEDALARLTDADQVRLINDLSALGYSTPALSGDQLTTLRAAPQGRARNGQALVVGLGTGFNVCAVRVLPGGAITVLEAEEGHTHLPANIMARLQDRVGDKAVGFFSTEETFAGRGLSRLHAALTGTDAVRSEDIARAAESGDAQAVATYDLFAELVGLLCRELSLRFMPLEGLFLAGSVGRSIADRMGIFEPAFLCEDHMRHIPENTPVFLIRDDMAALQGCLAALG
- a CDS encoding PAS-domain containing protein, which codes for MDIQGVALVVTAVLCGTASVILAVAAIRLWDAWRPGPHGTGAAAGLEGKIQPMVFLFRASRLVDATPPARALLDRIGAPDDDWTRLMRWIGPRFPDAPDRLAMLARLGRVELIGEHGTGSATLRLVAEDLGDRLWRVTLTDPGADHAGIVVDSMTLQAMEEELQLLRGALDQTPMLVWRLDADDRVTWANAAYLRRAEARADGAIGWPLPRLMDAPRPGTNGNIRGRRTAIEDQGIVSWYDCHAHQMGDQVMMFALPADAAVRAERSLRDFVQTLTKTFADLPIGLAIFDQGRNLQLFNPALIDLTRLPTGFLTARPSLFDFLDQLRERRMVPEPKDYRSWRQHMANLESAAATGHHVETWSLPGGQTYRVTGRPHPDGAVAFLFENITSEMSLTRKFRAELLLGAHVLDGLDDALAVFSNTGQLVLSNQAYRSLWGAPPANLADAVAGWQAASPAGPGFQALRDALTATDAPAASGAMAGPQGELLGWTVTTLSGGRRMLRFRAGSAPAIASAQALAALDQAPALIHSLPNAMGAE